AATGGCTGCAATTCTCTTTAGTTACTTGCACATTCATCCATAGTCACAGATTAAGCAACTTACCGATGTCATTAGCATTTTGCCACTTGAGGCGGACTTGTATATCATGGTTCTTTTGCAAGATATCCAGGAACCAATCCAACAGGTGCTTGCTCTCCTCCGCCGTCACGCCGTTGATGTGCTTCACGTGGCCGCCAACAGGGAAGACACTCTTCCAACCCGAGACAGGGTTCGTTCGTACAACGGGATGGACAGCTTTGAGAATACTGCCAATGTTCTTCGGGTTGCCGCGCGGCTTATCATAAAGCTTGAAGCCGCCACGCTCGGCAGCGGCTGCAAAGCCAGGCTGTTCGAAAGTGACCGTGAGGCTCTCCAAGAACTTCTGGTATGGAGTGCTGAGGCGGTCATAAATCTCATATCCGGATGCCCAAAGAGTATCTATGCTGTTTTAGCTTCAATTCGGTGACTTCGAGACCTATCATGCGTGCTCTACTTACCGCCGCCAGTCTTGGGGAGCTCAACGAGGCGCAAAGATGAGTAGTCGGCCGGGACAGGTTCAAACGCAATATCACTGTGCCATTGTGCAGTCGACTGCTTTTTTGGGCTAAGCTCTTCACCTTCCAGAGGCTTGCGGTAGATCTTCTTGTGCTGCACAGAGCTGATAGTGCTGATCTCCGGGTCAGCCCCACCCAGTTCCCGCTCCGAGTTAAGGACCGGGTGGATGTGGAGTCCGGAGTCGGATGGTCGGCCGGTGAGCTCTCCCAATCGGAGGATTAGTTGCTTTTGCAGATCATTGGTCAGGTTGTCCTGAGCACGGAAGAAGACGACGCCACGTTGCGAGACTGGACCACACAGTCAGTTACATTCGCCGCTTCACACTCATTCCTGACTGCAGCGACTTACTTGTGATGGCAAGATCTCTAATCAACTCGTCGGCGTTGGGGGCATTGAGCCAGTCAACCAGGTTTGCCTTTGGGAACTCGCGACCAATGTTCGGGGTTACATCAAAGGACTCATATTGTTCCAATGAGTTCGATGACTTCAGTGGGGTCGGAAGTGAGGTCTTGGTGCTGGTATGAAGAGGTACCTCGGTGTCAATAGCTGTAGGAGCCATGACTTCAGCTGACGGAATGCTTCAGATTTTGAATCCAGATGGTATATGCGATCGATCGTTTTGTCTCTTAATttgctttttcttcttctcccaACCGGCGTAAATAATGCCATTTTATAAGTCGGCCGGCTCGCTCATGATGCGGAGTAGTGAGGTGCAAGCTATCGCGACATCCTGTCGGCGGTTACGACTTTGAACTCCCGATAAAGCGACATCCGGTGAGAGTCAATCGCTCGGGTATTCCCCGCATTCTATGTACAGGTCGTAGGTTAAGAGGCGCTTTGGGATGGTGAAAGACAGCGAACCCATTTCGTGATTGATCACCCCCTTTACACAATGGCGTGGATCCGGCAAGAATGATGTGATCAAGGTTTCGTCCCACCGGATTGGCCAATGATTGCTCGCCTATTTCACCTCTTGAACAACCCTTTCATGAATAACCTTCAGCTCCTCGATTAGAAGGAGAACTTTCTACTTCAGAATACCTAGCATATGCATTAGTTTGAACTGCTGGTGGCTGGTGATTTCCGTGGGGGCAAGCTGATGCAAGCCCGCGTAGATGCTTTGTCAGCCCGCACTCCAATAAGTGACGATATTCATATTCACAAGAATTAGCAGATATTCCATCAGAATGATTAATGGATAGATGATAGTATTTGATGTGGTTTTGGATGTTATTTTGCGCAGTTGGGTCTGAACCTAACTGCATTGATAAGGGTCTGGAGTGGTGTCTTGCGTCAGATCCCTGGCTTATGGCGAGCTCACAGAACGCAGCCCAACCCAGACTCGAAGGGACCTCTGAATAATCATTAAACAGCCGTAACATTTGCGATAGCGGCGCTTGCTTTTGTTCATCGGTTCTTATTCTCTAGTGAGCTGAAGAATCCAGACCGAGAGAGTTGATACTCTGCACAGCGACCTCGGATGGCTACCCCCACTCCACCCCATCTCAGACAAGGATGCAGGCGAGCTCAGACTGAAAGGGTAACCTGTCGTCCGACGCCCGCCCTGGATGATACGCTTTCAGATATTTGCAGAAACTTGTAGGATTCCCTGCGAGTGGGAGTACATACATGGAGTTTGCCCAAGGGTGAGGACAGCAGAGAGGTGAAAGGAGCTGATGTAGGCAGGCATTTCCACCGTTACTTCTACGGCAATACCCATGGAAATGATGGCAGATTTGAGACTCACTCACCAAAAATAGTGGGCCAACTTTTCGTCCCGTAGAATACTGGTAATTGTAGGTCAACCACGTTGATGTCGAGAGATTCCCGATCGTCCGTTCGGGCATGTCTTACTTCATTAGCTGCTCTCCCGTATATCGAAGTCTATTTTCCCCCCCAACAAGCCACGCACCCTTTAGAAATCCGAGAACAAGGATGATTTCTCTCGCGAGTCCCTTGGGAAGTATTTGGGCATTGCTATATGGATAAGATGGACCCGAGATCCAGATCCCTACATCCGCAGAAGACGCCTGCGCCTGTCTCCCTTGCAACAACGTGATACTGTGGATCGCATTCGCCATCGCAGCATACCTAGTCTAGCATGAACGTGAAGTCCCGGTGGCGGATGAGATCCACGATCCCGAAATTTCTGACGAGATCCGCCGACCCGTCTTTTCTTCGTTACAGTGCTTTATATAGCATTGAGGTGAAGCTCCGAGGAGACATCATATCCGGCACTCATCACTCAGCCTCAACACCAAGTCGGAAGGACGACATCATCGTCAGTAATCATGGCGACTGTTCTGGCAAAGAATACCTTCCAAAAGGGGGAGGCAGACCAATCTGCCGTATCTCTTGAAGGCATCCCGGCTCTCGGGGCTCCCATTGAGGAGAAACGGTTTTGGTTCCAGCGAAACAAAGATTTCGACCCTTTCGCCGTCGCTACTCAGGTATGCAGAACCCTGGGTTTAGATGCACGTTTTGAGAAACCGCTAACTCTACCATAAAGCCGAGTGTTTTTGACGACCCAGATTCGGCCGAAAAATATCATCCACGAGAAGACTGGTAAGTCTTGAGAATGCCCAAAATACATATCGCAGAACTGGATCGTTTCTAATCCGTTCAATATCGTACAGGGAGAACTACCATCGCTTTGACCCTCTTGCTCGATGGACATGGGCCGAGGAGTATGCTTTGGGTGAGTAAAGTTACCCTTTCTCCCAACTACCTTACTTGCGGTGCGCTTGTGCTTTATTAACTCTGAGAAAAGTTCGAAAGATCGATATACGTATTATGATATGGGCATGTATCATGTTCATGGCGCTTGAACTGGATCGAGCAAATATCAGCCAAGGTGCGCTCGATTCATCTCAACATCCGCAATTACAGGTCTAACACGTGGCTATCATAGCAAACACGGACAATATGCTGGGTGATCTGAAGATGAGCACCAATGGTACGTCGTAAACTACAAGTATTGGTGTCGCAAATGGATAATCACTGACGAAGCTCACAGACTTTAACCTCGGAAACACCGTTTTCAAGCTTGCGTTTCTTTGCGCAGAGTTGCCATCTCAGCTTGTTTCCAAATGGGTTGGCCCCGATCGCTGGATCCCTGCACAGATGATCCTTTGGAGTATCGTAGCAAGTTGTCAGTTCTGGCTCAACGGAAGAGACTCATTCCTTGCCTGCCGTGCATTGCTGGGTCTGCTTCAGGGGGGATTCATCCCCGATGTAAGCTGTCTCTACCTATTCCAACTGACTTCCCATAAAGTTTTCCCAACTAACATCCAATGACTAGATCATCCTCTATTTGTCGTACTTCTACAAGCATCACGAGCTATCGCTGAGACTTGGCTTCTTTTGGACCGCCATGAGTATCGCGGATATTCTTTCTGCGATCTTTGCGTATGGATTGCTCCACATGCGTGGCGTTCAAGGACATTCTGGATGGAGATGGTTATTCCTCATTGAAGGGCTGTTGACACTGGTCATTGGTATCTTCGGCTTCCTTTTGATGCCAGCTGGCCCTTGTCAGACTGCAAGTTGGTTTCGCGGGAAGAAGGGTTGGTTCTCTGAAAGGTGAGTTTGACTAGTGCTTTCTGGCACGGTGTGCTTCCAGAGAACGAACTAACAAAAGACACAGAGAGGAAGTTATCCTTGTCAACAGAGTTCTGCGCGAAGACCCAAGCAAGAGCAGCATGCACAACCGCGAGCCAATCACGCCAAGGTTGCTCTGGGACAGCCTCAAAGATTACGATCTCTGGCCCTTGTACATCCTGGGCCTCACTTTCCAGATTCCCATGACACCCCCGTCACAGTACCTCACCCTGACGTTAAAGAACCTCGGCTTCGACACCTTTCAAGCGAATCTCCTCGCTATTCCGTGGACCGTTGGTCACAGTAAGGACATATTACATATCTTCAAAACCACTGCATCTGGGAGACTGACACGTGCGATAGTGGTCACAATGCTGGCAATCACATACCTGGGCGAAGTCATCGGCGAACTCACCTTTGTCTCGATGTCTGGTCAGGTGTGGGCACTCCCATTTTTGATCTACCTCAATGTAGTCGACACATCCGGGGTCAACAGATGGGTTCTTTACTCCGTCATCACGTTGCTTCTGATGTATCCGAATCGTAAGTTGCTTTCCTTCATACGTGCATTCAAATTTGTTGTGTCAAATATTTGAAACTAACTGGATTTCAGCTCACCCTATTCAAGTAAGCTCAACAAATACCGGCTGACAAAACGCAATGA
This is a stretch of genomic DNA from Colletotrichum lupini chromosome 10, complete sequence. It encodes these proteins:
- a CDS encoding TfdA family Taurine catabolism dioxygenase TauD, producing the protein MAPTAIDTEVPLHTSTKTSLPTPLKSSNSLEQYESFDVTPNIGREFPKANLVDWLNAPNADELIRDLAITISQRGVVFFRAQDNLTNDLQKQLILRLGELTGRPSDSGLHIHPVLNSERELGGADPEISTISSVQHKKIYRKPLEGEELSPKKQSTAQWHSDIAFEPVPADYSSLRLVELPKTGGDTLWASGYEIYDRLSTPYQKFLESLTVTFEQPGFAAAAERGGFKLYDKPRGNPKNIGSILKAVHPVVRTNPVSGWKSVFPVGGHVKHINGVTAEESKHLLDWFLDILQKNHDIQVRLKWQNANDIATFDYDEQGERFGNRAVGIGEAPYQDPNSKGRREALGLSYVTGP
- a CDS encoding phthalate transporter, with amino-acid sequence MRSTIPKFLTRSADPSFLRYIGRTTSSSVIMATVLAKNTFQKGEADQSAVSLEGIPALGAPIEEKRFWFQRNKDFDPFAVATQPSVFDDPDSAEKYHPREDWENYHRFDPLARWTWAEEYALVRKIDIRIMIWACIMFMALELDRANISQANTDNMLGDLKMSTNDFNLGNTVFKLAFLCAELPSQLVSKWVGPDRWIPAQMILWSIVASCQFWLNGRDSFLACRALLGLLQGGFIPDIILYLSYFYKHHELSLRLGFFWTAMSIADILSAIFAYGLLHMRGVQGHSGWRWLFLIEGLLTLVIGIFGFLLMPAGPCQTASWFRGKKGWFSEREEVILVNRVLREDPSKSSMHNREPITPRLLWDSLKDYDLWPLYILGLTFQIPMTPPSQYLTLTLKNLGFDTFQANLLAIPWTVGHMVTMLAITYLGEVIGELTFVSMSGQVWALPFLIYLNVVDTSGVNRWVLYSVITLLLMYPNPHPIQVGWNSRNSNTTDGIISSNIYRSDDAPLYKRGNRSLLGIVCMNLVLYPLVKAYYVYRNKRRDRIWEGMSEEQRLAYLETTKDEGNKRLDFRFSH